Below is a genomic region from Fusarium oxysporum Fo47 chromosome VIII, complete sequence.
TTGTCCCGGCCGTACTCCATCATCCTGCTTCACCAAGAGAAAGGAGAGCGTTAATGCATTTAGCAGCAgctgttgttggaggagGATCCGACGCCCTGGCCTTGGCCGACTTGCACGCtgggcttggtgttgttggctgtTGTGGTGCCCATGCGCTCCTTGATCTGGCGGGCCATGGTCAAGAAAGCCTGCTCAACGTTGCTGGCATTCTTGGCCGAAGTCTCAAGGAAAGGAATTCCCAGGCTGTCGGCGAATTCCTATAGAGTTGGGTCAGTCATCGTGTTGCTGTGGGTAGTTGTCGCAGCCGAGGGTGAAATTTTGGTGACAGGGGCATTTGAGCGTTCAGGCGCTTAGATGCATGTGATAAGCGACCCGCTGGGCTGCGACATTCATAGTGCCAGAATAAAAAAACTTACCTTGGCTACGCTGTACTCAACGACCTTCTTGTCTGACATATCGCTCTTGTTGCCGACCAGCAGCTTGTTGACACCCTCAGTGGCGTATCGGTCAATTTCCTGGAGCCATTGCTTGACGTTGTTGAATGAGTCCATGTCGGTAACATCGTAGACGACGCAGATGCCGTGGGCACCACGGTAGTAGGAAGAGGTGATGGTTCGGAAACGCTCCTGACCGGCGGTATCCCACTTGAGAACAAGTTAGCATTTGGTTAGGTGGCCGGAGCCTGCGCGATGGGTGCCACATACAATCTGAAGCTTGACGGTCTTGCCATCGAGCTCTATTGTTCGGATTTTCTGACCAAGTGTTAGACGATAGGCCAGGTAAGTGGAAATGCTGGCTGGGAATAACGCACGAAATCGACACCGATGGTAGAGATGTAGGACTCGGTGTAGGTGTCATCGGCGAATCGCAGGAGAAGACAAGACTTTCCAACACCGGAGTCTccgatgaggaggagcttgaagaGATAGTCGTATCTAGTTGGTGTCAGATCCAAAAATTGTCAAAGACTAGCATCTCGACAGCGGTAGCAAAAGGAAATCGCATGAGGAATAGTCGAGGATGGCAGGGTGCAACTCTAGAACAGTAGTCAGCATGGGGCATAGTTCCATCAGGAGGTTATCGCAAAGGAGGTGGAGAGTGGCGTACTACTCAGGGTTCATGTTGGCGGTTGTTCCTTAAATCGCAGTAAGACAAGAGTCTGATGCGAAAAGTGAAGGGGTGAGGCTGAAAAGACGGACTTGTCGAGGCGATGGAATGAGGAGTTGCAGATGAGTTGATGGGAGAGAAAGATTAAGTTGAGAATGGTTGCAGAGGCTCAAGTAAGGTACGTCAGGGAAGAAACGTAACGCCAGGCAACGCCAGCACCGCCTaggagagggagggagggaatGAATGGATGGGGCAGCTGACAGGCGTCGATCACGTGATGCCGTCAAAGAACAAAGAGTATGTACAAGTCAGTCAATGTGATACTGAGTTAACGGGTAGAGACAGAGCATGTGCAGCAAATAAGAAATGAATGAAACCAAAGGGTACGTCACAAGCGAGGTATATTCGTTGATTTAATTGTCCCTGCAAGGGTAATCTACTGGATATTGCTTGTTCTCATGCAATATACTTCAGGATATCACAGGGCGGTTTACCGATATAACACTATCGCTTGCGATAGGAGCCAACAAGTTGACGTAGACTTTCCCAAAACGGATCATCTTCCAATAGCAAAAGAACAGCAAGGCTTCTATCGTGCATATTTACAAACAACATCGGAATGAGAAATGCATCATTACTCTGAGCGTCTGCCTGCTCTGCTCCGTCGTCGGGCAATGCACTGTAGGCATCCGTTCATTCTTTAACTATCATGAGGCTGTCGATGAGCCAAACTTGGAGCCTGTGCCGTCATTCACACGATTCAAGTGACTTGGCATGTCACAAGTTGATACTAGATCAACTTCaccgccttcttcttcaagagtGAGAAAGAGGGCATCTATTGCAAACAGACGATCTTAAAGAAATATCAGATAACGCCTTATCAGTGGATCCTGCTTCATTCAAGCCTCAATTCTCCCATTTTCTCCAGATTCCCATCCACTTCTCTCCCACTCAAAGATCCCATCACAGTGGAAAAGACCCGCCCCGCCACATCCCGCCCCGCTGTCAATATGTGGCTATGGAGTCTTGATCATCAACCAATCAAGTTCAGCATTTCACAATCATGTCTCTTCCCTTACACTTTACTGCTGCTAGATACTTCCGAGTCTAACCATTAAGCCATCGCAGAAAAAGTCCGAAAGTGGACATACGTTGAGGTTCCCTACCATCCAAGCTCTTAGGTACGCAACACCTCAACTTGATTCTCTAGTATTCTAGACCCTCTTTAACAAAGTCAACTTGACTTCTTCTATCAAATTTCACTCTTGATCCATGAATCTCTCCATTTTGCTGCGGTGACCTCCCAATGGCCGCGCCCATCCGATCCAGTCTAAGCCGTTCCGGCCGGACCTCTGTTGCCTCTATTCGCAGTCTCTCCAATGCTCGCCCGGCAAAGGCCCAGGTTCAGCCCGTCACTGTTAGAGAACCTAAGCCTTCTCTACCGCCTTCCGATGCCACTCTTCTCGAAGATTACCTAAGGCGAGGTGCCTTGTCGAGGACATATTTTGATGCGACAGGCGTGCGATGGGTCGGATCTGGCGATGACGGACCAAAGGACCCCAATAAGGCAAAGCTAGGAAAAAGTACGTCACTGAGGATATTCCCATGTTTGTATCACAATGCTAACTTGCTATAGCTCTGCGAGTTTTACAAGAACGATTACCAACGCTTTTACTAcatcctcttcctcacgACATTCTTGCGCCAAACATCGCCCTCCATCTTTTCCCTTCAACGCACCCTCACCTACCAACCGTCTCCGGCCGTGTCGCCTATAACGCCGCCCTCTGGACCTCCCCGATAGCATGGAACCGTGTACCAATTCTCGGCAATGTCTGTATTGAGGTTCTCGCGGAGCGCATGACAACGGAGCCCCTCACATTCTTACCCCGCCGTGCTGGGGCGATACCCGAGCAGCTCGTGGTCCGCTGGTGCGAAAAGCGAAAGGGCTCAGATAGTTCTTCTAACAAAGGAGTGATTGCCCGATCCCTACCGTTTGGTCGGGGAGTCGACCCAGACAAGGCATTCACGGGACTGTTTGTCTTTGACTTCGATGCCGAAGGTCGAATTCTAAGCCATACTATTGAGCAGGCACAAGCAGGTGGCGATTGGGAAGCTGGAGTTGGTGCAAAGGTTGTCGGTCTGACTGACTGGCTCCTCGGAGGTTGCAAGAACCCCGGCACTCCTATACCAATGTTCGAGCGAGTGCGAAGACGACGATCCATCTAAACACTCACTGTGGGGTGGACAGTGATGATATGACCCCAAGGGGCGTGTTCTTTTAGAAAACGAGAGCGGTTTACGGACAGACATGGCATCATGAGAGGCGTTTCCGGTTGCATCTTGATCATCACCAGCGACTTCATGCTGGTTCGGGTCGCAGGGTCTTTATCCATAAGACAGTGTACAACAACGAGCCATGAGACTCC
It encodes:
- a CDS encoding YPT1_NEUCR GTP-binding protein ypt1; amino-acid sequence: MNPEYDYLFKLLLIGDSGVGKSCLLLRFADDTYTESYISTIGVDFKIRTIELDGKTVKLQIWDTAGQERFRTITSSYYRGAHGICVVYDVTDMDSFNNVKQWLQEIDRYATEGVNKLLVGNKSDMSDKKVVEYSVAKEFADSLGIPFLETSAKNASNVEQAFLTMARQIKERMGTTTANNTKPSVQVGQGQGVGSSSNNSCC